In one Vicugna pacos chromosome 22, VicPac4, whole genome shotgun sequence genomic region, the following are encoded:
- the POLRMT gene encoding DNA-directed RNA polymerase, mitochondrial isoform X2: MSALGWGRRAAGLGRALWPAGRPRVLAEEEAFGGVGGHRRSSSASPCEQDRRKDWGHAELLEVLQARVRQLQAEGVSEVTVKRVVVARAPEASSAQSPGKARAGAEGAAPKLSGRWAQKLDKEQRLMQKRKQRLEGRLQKRERTLAWQRQLRVEPRLLSGRLANQLQRWEQGAARSPWEEQLARLLQEAPQRLSGDAAKASAVRGSDVRLEGQRQRLLSFFECCLLTGHLPLAHHVLVTHHSRSRQQRLLTLAMYNMVMRGWAREGSFKELVYVFFMVKDAGLAPDLLSYAAVLQCMGRLDQDASTVRRCLKQMAQDGLQLQGLFTAVPLGEGERAELLRAVRKAEPTFSPPPPPPPTPQLNTSPLLREVYAKGCPVSYPRLHLPLKKLQDLFQQQLRVELATTVTVQSVEKAQPPTEEVLHARKTLADLRATWETALYQELQETKASEARAAREGRPSLFPYLCLLSEREFVGLLLQTLQALPAQGESLLFLAHELGLRVFNRHIVQRKQLSKQVQVLEQHYIKYLHLLASDTQVAERCLPRQWWEALGMPEAPHEQPWPVSVLVQLGKQLAEVLVQAVQMPGSLAAPRGPGSLIPVLYHVYSFRSFRQIGILKPHPAFTQLLEAAAERTLTFESTEVPMLCPPLPWTSPHSGAFLLSPTKMMRSVEGTQQHQLLLERCPPAQLHGALDALTQLGNCAWRVNGRVLDLVLELFTDKGCPRLGVPAPPSEAPRPPQGRQTPKSGLLPDLSPADKAEMRRELARRLKVAREMQSLRADALCRLSLAQHLRHRVFWLPHNMDFRGRTYPCPPHFNHLGSDLARALLEFAQGRPLGPHGLDWLKIHLVNLTGLKKRESLQARRDFADQLMEDILDSADQPMTGRRWWMEADEPWQALACCMEIARATRAPDPAAYISHFPVHQDGSCNGLQHYAALGRDSVGAASVNLLPSDLPQDVYSGVAAQVEVFRRQDAEQGVHVAQVLEGFISRKVVKQTVMTVVYGVTRYGGRLQIEKRLRELHNFPQEFLWEASHYLVRQVFNSLQEMFSGTRSIQRWLTESARLISHTGSAVEWVTPLGIPVIQPYHRDSKVMIKGGIQSLTFSSSGDTSQKPNTLKQKNGFPPNFIHSLDSSHMMLTALHCYRKGLTFVSVHDCFWTHAADVAVMNQVCREQFVRLHSQPILHDLSRFLVKRFCSDSRVSKSVWASRLLDTLLSVPKTGAFDLEQVKRSTYFFS, translated from the exons ATGTCGGCGCTTGGTTGGGGCCGCCGCGCGGCGGGGCTCGGCCGGGCCCTGTGGCCCGCCGGCCGCCCCCGCGTCCTGGCCGAGGAAG AGGCCTTTGGTGGCGTCGGGGGCCATAGAAGGAGCTCCTCTGCCAGCCCTTGTGAGCAGGACCGCCGGAAGGACTGGGGCCATGCGGAGCTGCTGGAGG TGCTCCAGGCCAGGGTGCGGCAGCTGCAGGCTGAGGGCGTGTCCGAGGTGACTGTGAAGAGGGTGGTTGTGGCTCGAGCCCCAGAGGCCAGCAGCGCCCAGTCCCCTGGGAAGGCccgggcaggggcagagggggctgCCCCCAAGCTCAGCGGCCGCTGGGCGCAGAAGCTGGACAAGGAGCAGCGGCTGATGCAGAAGCGGAAGCAGCGGCTGGAGGGGAGGCTGCAGAAGCGTGAGCGGACGCTGGCCTGGCAGAGGCAGCTGCGTGTGGAGCCCCGGCTGCTGAGTGGGAGGCTGGCCAACCAGCTGCAGCGCTGGGAGCAGGGGGCGGCCCGGAGCCCCTGGGAGGAGCAGCTGGCCCGGCTGCTGCAGGAGGCCCCGCAGAGGCTGAGCGGCGACGCGGCCAAGGCCTCGGCGGTGAGGGGCTCCGACGTGCGGCTGGAGGGCCAGCGGCAGAGGCTCCTGTCCTTCTTCGAGTGCTGCCTGCTGACGGGCCACCTGCCCCTCGCCCACCACGTGCTGGTCACCCACCACAGCCGGTCCCGGCAGCAGCGGCTGCTCACGCTCGCCATGTACAACATGGTCATGCGCGGCTGGGCTCGCGAG GGCTCCTTCAAAGAGCTGGTTTATGTGTTCTTCATGGTAAAAGACGCTGGCCTTGCCCCGGACCTGCTATCCTACGCGGCCGTCCTGCAGTGCATGGGGCGTCTGGACCAGGATGCCAGCACCGTCCGCAG GTGTCTGAAGCAGATGGCCCAGGACGGGCTGCAGCTGCAGGGGCTCTTCACAGCCGTGCCGCTGGGTGAGGGGGAGCGGGCCGAGCTCTTGCGGGCCGTGCGCAAGGCTGAGCCCACCTTCAGCcccccgccaccgccgccgcctaCACCCCAGCTCAACACCTCGCCGCTGCTCAGGGAGGTCTACGCTAAG GGCTGCCCTGTGTCCTACCCGAGGCTGCACCTGCCCCTAAAGAAGCTGCAGGACCTCTTCCAGCAGCAGCTCCGTGTGGAGTTGGCCACCACTGTCACCGTGCAATCCGTGGAGAAGGCCCAGCCGCCTACCGAGGAGGTCCTGCATGCG CGGAAGACCCTAGCTGACCTGCGCGCCACGTGGGAGACGGCGCTGTACCAGGAGCTACAGGAGACCAAGGCCAGCGAGGCCCGTGCTGCCCGTGAAGGCCGCCCCTCGCTCTTCCCATACCTGTGCCTGCTGAGCGAGAGGGAGTTCGTGGGGCTGTTGCTGCAG ACCTTGCAGGCGCTGCCTGCGCAGGGAGAGTCGCTTCTCTTCCTGGCTCATGAGCTGGGTCTGCGCGTCTTCAACCGGCACATCGTGCAGAGGAAGCAGCTGAGCAAGCAGGTGCAGGTGCTGGAGCAGCACTACATCAAGTACCTGCATCTGCTGGCCTCGGACACTCAG GTGGCAGAACGCTGCCTGCCACGGCAGTGGTGGGAAGCTCTGGGGATGCCTGAGGCCCCGCATGAGCAGCCCTGGCCCGTGTCTGTGCTGGTGCAGCTGGGCAAGCAGCTGGCAGAGGTGCTGGTGCAGGCGGTGCAGATGCCCGGCAGCCTGGCGGCGCCCCGGGGCCCTGGCTCCCTCATCCCGGTGCTCTACCACGTGTACTCGTTCCGCAGCTTTCGCCAG ATCGGGATCCTGAAGCCGCACCCAGCCTTCACGCAGCTGCTGGAGGCCGCGGCAGAGCGCACGCTGACGTTTGAGTCAACTGAGGTGCCCATGCTGTGCCCCCCGCTGCCCTGGACATCGCCCCACTCGGGCGCCTTCCTTCTGAGCCCCACCAAGATGATGCGTTCGGTGGAGGGCACCCAGCAGCACCAGCTCCTGCTGGAGCGCTGTCCCCCTGCCCAGCTGCATGGTGCCCTGGACGCCCTGACCCAGCTGGGCAACTGCGCCTGGCGCGTCAACGGGCGCGTGCTGGACCTGGTGCTGGAGCTCTTCACCGACAAGGGCTGCCCACGCCTGGGCGTGCCCGCCCCGCCCTCTGAGGCCCCCCGGCCTCCCCAGGGCCGCCAGACCCCCAAGAGTGGCCTGCTGCCCGACCTCTCGCCGGCAGACAAGGCGGAGATGCGGCGGGAGCTGGCCCGCCGCCTGAAGGTGGCACGGGAGATGCAGAGCCTGCGCGCTGACGCGCTCTGCCGCCTCTCGCTGGCTCAGCACCTGCGGCACCGTGTCTTTTGGCTGCCACACAACATGGACTTCCGCGGCCGGACCTACCCCTGCCCACCGCACTTCAACCACCTGGGCAGCGACCTGGCCCGTGCCCTGCTGGAGTTTGCCCAGGGCCGCCCTCTTGGCCCTCATGGCCTCGACTGGCTCAAGATCCACCTGGTCAACCTCACCGGCCTGAAGAAGCGGGAGTCGCTGCAGGCGCGCCGGGATTTTGCAGACCAGCTGATGGAGGACATCCTGGACTCAGCCGACCAGCCCATGACA GGCCGGAGGTGGTGGATGGAGGCGGACGAGCCCTGGCAAGCTCTGGCCTGCTGCATGGAGATCGCTCGGGCCACACGTGCCCCTGACCCTGCCGCCTACATCTCCCACTTCCCTGTTCACCAG GATGGTTCCTGTAATGGCCTGCAACACTATGCCGCCCTGGGCCGGGACAGCGTTGGGGCCGCCTCCGTCAACCTGTTGCCCTCGGACCTGCCGCAGGACGTGTACAGCGGAGTGGCTGCACAG GTGGAGGTGTTCCGCAGGCAGGATGCTGAGCAGGGTGTGCACGTGGCCCAGGTGCTGGAGGGCTTCATCAGCCGCAAGGTGGTCAAGCAGACGGTGATGACTGTGGTGTACGGGGTCACCCGCTACGGGGGCCGCCTGCAGATCGAGAAGCGCCTCCGGGAGCTCCACAACTTCCCCCAG GAGTTCCTGTGGGAGGCCTCGCACTACCTGGTGCGCCAGGTGTTCAACAGCCTCCAGGAGATGTTCTCAGGCACCCGGTCCATCCAG CGCTGGCTGACCGAAAGTGCCCGGCTCATCTCCCACACGGGTTCAGCTGTGGAGTGGGTCACTCCCCTTGGCATTCCGGTCATCCAGCCCTACCACCGTGACTCCAAGGTCATG ATCAAAGGTGGCATCCAGAGCCTTACCTTCAGCAGCAGTGGGGACACCAGCCA GAAGCCCAACACGCTGAAGCAGAAGAACGGCTTCCCCCCCAACTTCATCCACTCGCTGGACTCCTCACACATGATGCTCACGGCCCTGCACTGCTACAG GAAGGGCCTGACCTTCGTCTCAGTCCACGACTGCTTCTGGACCCACGCGGCTGATGTCGCGGTCATGAACCAG GTGTGCAGGGAGCAGTTTGTCCGCCTGCACAGCCAGCCCATCCTCCATGACCTGTCCAGGTTTCTGGTGAAACGGTTCTGCTCTGACTCCAG GGTCTCCAAGAGCGTCTGGGCCTCCCGGCTGCTGGACACGCTGCTGTCGGTGCCCAAGACAG GGGCCTTCGACCTGGAGCAGGTGAAGCGCTCCACGTACTTCTTCAGCTGA